In the Palaeococcus pacificus DY20341 genome, one interval contains:
- a CDS encoding ABC transporter permease encodes MGYGRYLAFRIVNAIIVLIIVTFLISALFVKASEQSAEGKVIEELMMWEKTEGSNIKKSQGIEAFEAAKEAKIIELRKKYELDKPYLQRVVSKSLRTLKIDFGKTSMPIFGTNQVSDIIKQALPRTILLFTSGTIIVIIIGLLLGVKAAQMAGSAFDRGLSIFALLTYSLPMWWTGMLMLLIFGFELRWFPLSSLPDPNLTGFAHIKDLAWRLALPVMTYVLVAFGGWAWTTRNIMIGTLQEDFIMAARAKGVPENKVIYGHALRAAAPPIVTMTIFSLLFSMGGAIITESVFNWPGMGRLYWTALQQEETNLLIGITYFFTVLFLAAVILADMAYGFLDPRVKVGKSSKM; translated from the coding sequence ATGGGATACGGTAGATATCTTGCGTTTAGGATTGTGAACGCAATAATAGTTCTAATAATAGTTACCTTCTTAATATCTGCCCTCTTCGTTAAAGCATCTGAGCAAAGCGCTGAGGGTAAAGTGATCGAAGAACTTATGATGTGGGAAAAGACGGAAGGTAGTAATATTAAGAAGAGTCAGGGAATAGAGGCTTTTGAAGCGGCAAAGGAAGCTAAAATCATAGAGCTTAGGAAGAAATATGAGCTTGATAAGCCATATTTGCAGAGAGTTGTGTCGAAATCCCTCCGTACTCTAAAAATTGACTTCGGTAAGACTAGCATGCCAATATTTGGAACAAACCAAGTGAGTGATATTATAAAACAAGCACTTCCAAGAACAATCTTGTTGTTCACGAGTGGAACAATAATCGTTATTATAATAGGACTTCTTTTGGGTGTTAAAGCTGCTCAAATGGCAGGAAGTGCATTCGATAGAGGATTGTCCATATTTGCTTTGTTAACTTACAGTCTGCCAATGTGGTGGACAGGAATGCTCATGTTGTTAATCTTTGGTTTTGAGCTTCGCTGGTTCCCACTCTCATCTCTGCCGGATCCAAATCTCACGGGATTTGCACACATAAAAGATCTCGCATGGAGACTTGCACTCCCAGTTATGACCTATGTCCTTGTTGCATTTGGTGGTTGGGCTTGGACTACAAGGAACATAATGATTGGTACCCTTCAAGAGGACTTTATCATGGCTGCTAGGGCTAAGGGTGTCCCAGAGAACAAGGTTATATATGGGCACGCTTTGAGAGCTGCAGCTCCGCCAATTGTTACAATGACAATTTTCAGCCTCTTGTTCTCAATGGGTGGTGCTATTATTACGGAGAGCGTTTTCAACTGGCCAGGAATGGGAAGGCTTTACTGGACAGCATTACAGCAGGAGGAAACTAACTTACTCATTGGAATCACGTACTTCTTTACAGTGTTGTTCCTAGCTGCAGTGATATTAGCTGATATGGCGTACGGTTTCCTTGATCCAAGAGTTAAGGTGGGTAAGTCCTCTAAGATGTGA
- a CDS encoding ABC transporter substrate-binding protein, producing the protein MRKTLGIVVAVLMLFSMVAAVNPVAAATASDAAARYDADIAWAQKYNHLAISNGPYIIDTYAPENLYLKLVKYTGSRNVFTNDPNLLAEGIPEVIEYQGVQNPENVILQIASGDFDIGMFAFPAGKYNGLGEDVVSKLSLFKSASSYNELSFNTYHDPDKDTGIVTVGDNVYFNPFAIREVRFAMNWLINRQYIVQNIYQGSGAPMLGCIRPSHPANKYFEPVYDALGITPEGDEELALQMIDEAMQAQIDKVKQYGHTLEKKDGMWYFDGNPIEVNFIIRIEDERKDIGLYASKQIQKAGFKVNELLWDRQKAGGVVFATPPSNYEWNIYTGGWGAGGLPSVWIDDYTAWFYAAWYGYVPGAVEPKHVNTVTVEDFLKEVGDGDADAGLQAIGATYYKSAADLGDILKWTEEELTQLTTLFHVEFDGKAYEITNADQYWDLQKISMGIGVMESARVFMIETWEFYPANKDRVKNIKAHESVGLGTRWSVMSAETPDKKVKIAQFAATGALFMSAFNDVGGISDVYSSRVWQLVRDYGGTNNFDGVYTPYRCKWELERGDFTVPESAVIYNQTQGWIAANAGEDAKVKIKVTCDVGEWHNGIKGNMDDIRYYIAFLYTWAYKDSPDDPYYDEGLSGTAASLKNVLGFEFTEDGYVAYGTYTHPIADDMTAAFYIFYPRYPWELYYAMGELVAKSKDYGIDKVYSFSSSGEGINWLDLLTKEHVDDLVKVMEQLKANAPVPEAIKGEAPTPTETPTETPKEEVKTVTVTETATVTETTTQTVTETVTETGGGVCGPAAILGLALLPLLALRRRRE; encoded by the coding sequence ATGAGAAAGACATTGGGTATAGTTGTTGCAGTTTTGATGTTGTTTAGTATGGTGGCTGCAGTCAACCCTGTGGCTGCTGCTACTGCAAGCGACGCTGCCGCAAGATATGATGCAGACATTGCTTGGGCCCAAAAATACAACCACTTGGCAATAAGCAATGGTCCATACATAATTGACACCTACGCCCCAGAGAACCTCTACTTAAAGCTTGTTAAGTACACTGGAAGTAGGAACGTCTTTACAAACGATCCAAACCTCTTAGCAGAGGGAATTCCAGAGGTTATTGAATACCAAGGTGTCCAAAACCCAGAGAACGTTATTCTTCAAATTGCAAGCGGTGATTTTGACATTGGAATGTTTGCATTCCCAGCCGGTAAGTATAACGGTCTTGGTGAGGACGTTGTTAGCAAGTTGAGCCTCTTTAAGAGTGCTTCAAGCTACAACGAATTAAGTTTCAACACCTATCACGATCCAGATAAAGACACCGGTATTGTTACTGTTGGTGACAATGTCTACTTTAACCCATTCGCTATTAGAGAAGTTAGATTTGCTATGAACTGGCTCATTAACAGACAATACATTGTCCAAAACATTTACCAAGGTTCTGGTGCTCCAATGCTTGGTTGTATAAGGCCAAGCCACCCAGCCAACAAGTACTTCGAGCCAGTTTATGATGCTCTTGGAATTACCCCAGAAGGTGATGAGGAGTTAGCTCTTCAAATGATTGATGAGGCAATGCAAGCTCAAATTGACAAGGTTAAGCAATACGGCCACACCCTCGAGAAGAAGGATGGAATGTGGTACTTTGATGGAAACCCAATTGAAGTCAACTTCATCATAAGAATTGAAGATGAGAGAAAGGATATTGGTCTTTACGCCTCAAAGCAAATCCAAAAGGCTGGCTTTAAGGTTAACGAGCTCCTCTGGGACAGACAAAAGGCTGGTGGTGTTGTATTCGCTACCCCACCAAGCAACTATGAGTGGAACATTTACACCGGTGGATGGGGAGCTGGTGGATTGCCAAGTGTTTGGATTGACGATTACACTGCCTGGTTCTACGCCGCCTGGTATGGTTACGTCCCAGGTGCTGTTGAGCCAAAGCACGTGAACACTGTTACTGTTGAAGACTTCTTGAAGGAAGTTGGTGATGGTGACGCTGACGCTGGTTTACAAGCCATTGGTGCTACCTACTACAAGAGCGCTGCCGATCTCGGTGATATCCTCAAGTGGACAGAAGAAGAGCTCACACAATTAACAACACTCTTCCACGTTGAGTTTGACGGTAAGGCTTATGAAATTACAAATGCTGACCAATACTGGGACCTCCAAAAGATTTCAATGGGTATCGGTGTAATGGAGAGCGCTAGAGTCTTTATGATTGAAACATGGGAGTTCTACCCAGCTAACAAGGACAGAGTTAAGAACATAAAGGCCCACGAGAGCGTTGGTCTCGGTACAAGATGGAGCGTCATGAGTGCTGAAACCCCAGACAAGAAGGTTAAGATTGCCCAATTCGCCGCCACTGGTGCTCTCTTCATGAGTGCATTTAATGATGTTGGCGGTATAAGCGACGTTTACTCAAGCAGAGTCTGGCAACTTGTTAGGGACTACGGAGGAACCAACAACTTCGACGGTGTTTACACACCATACAGATGTAAGTGGGAGCTTGAGAGAGGAGACTTTACAGTTCCAGAGAGCGCTGTAATCTACAACCAGACCCAAGGATGGATTGCCGCTAACGCCGGTGAAGACGCCAAGGTTAAGATCAAAGTAACCTGTGACGTTGGCGAGTGGCACAACGGTATTAAGGGCAACATGGATGACATTAGATACTACATAGCCTTCCTCTACACCTGGGCTTACAAGGACAGCCCAGATGATCCATACTACGATGAGGGTCTCTCAGGTACTGCTGCTTCACTCAAGAACGTCCTTGGTTTCGAGTTCACCGAGGATGGTTACGTTGCTTATGGAACATACACCCACCCAATTGCTGACGATATGACAGCAGCATTCTACATCTTCTATCCAAGATACCCATGGGAGCTCTACTACGCTATGGGTGAACTCGTTGCTAAGTCAAAAGACTACGGTATTGACAAGGTCTACTCATTCAGCAGCAGCGGTGAGGGTATCAACTGGCTTGACCTCTTAACCAAGGAGCATGTTGACGACCTCGTCAAGGTCATGGAGCAACTCAAGGCCAACGCTCCAGTTCCTGAGGCTATAAAGGGTGAGGCCCCAACACCAACCGAGACACCAACTGAAACACCCAAGGAAGAGGTTAAGACTGTTACAGTAACTGAAACTGCCACAGTCACAGAGACAACCACACAAACAGTTACTGAGACAGTAACAGAGACTGGCGGTGGAGTTTGCGGTCCAGCAGCAATCCTTGGACTTGCCCTATTGCCACTCTTGGCCTTAAGAAGGAGAAGAGAGTGA
- a CDS encoding dihydroorotase, whose protein sequence is MYELVINGKFFYHGEIVEGHIGISDGKILEFSKSALKGEETIKTGLHEVILPGMIDVHVHLRDFNQKHKETIESGTKAALHGGITTIFDMPNTNPLIMDKETFKKRIAIFKKKAYADYALSFLLANNCEEAKNVNADFYKIFMGASTGGIYSKNFENDYKCAPRRVSVHAEDYELIQKFPDRPNIVEVKAIEKALTSAEKFKKPLHICHVSTKEGLSIILEKNRPWISFEVTPHHLLLTKEDFKHNNMLKVYPPLRTKDDLHFLWRYIDEIPIIASDHAPHTLEDKESGSAGIPGLETELALLFDAYNRGLLSLNDIVEKTSLNPAKVFGLKNKGFEIGKDADLIIVNLREEWKVKPEEFYTKAKWSPWESKKLKGKVKMTFLRGRLVMEEDEIIGKPGGKRIETS, encoded by the coding sequence ATGTATGAGTTAGTGATAAACGGCAAGTTTTTCTATCATGGGGAAATAGTTGAAGGTCATATTGGTATTTCCGATGGCAAAATTCTAGAGTTCTCCAAGTCCGCGCTGAAAGGCGAAGAAACAATTAAAACAGGACTCCATGAAGTTATTTTGCCGGGCATGATTGATGTTCATGTTCATTTAAGGGACTTCAACCAAAAACATAAAGAAACAATAGAAAGTGGGACAAAAGCAGCTTTACACGGAGGAATAACAACAATTTTTGATATGCCCAACACAAATCCACTCATAATGGACAAGGAGACGTTTAAAAAAAGAATTGCCATCTTTAAGAAAAAAGCATACGCGGATTATGCATTGAGCTTTTTACTAGCGAATAACTGCGAAGAGGCAAAAAATGTAAATGCAGACTTCTATAAAATCTTCATGGGAGCTTCAACTGGAGGAATTTACTCAAAAAACTTTGAGAATGACTATAAATGTGCTCCTCGGAGAGTGAGCGTCCACGCCGAAGATTATGAACTGATCCAAAAATTCCCAGATAGGCCAAATATCGTTGAAGTAAAAGCAATAGAAAAAGCCCTAACTAGTGCTGAAAAATTCAAAAAGCCTCTCCATATATGCCATGTTTCTACAAAAGAAGGGCTAAGCATAATTTTAGAGAAAAATCGCCCTTGGATAAGCTTTGAAGTCACCCCACACCACTTACTCTTGACAAAGGAAGACTTTAAACATAATAATATGTTAAAGGTTTATCCCCCATTACGGACCAAAGATGACCTTCATTTCCTGTGGAGGTATATAGATGAAATACCAATAATAGCCAGCGACCATGCACCACACACACTTGAGGACAAGGAAAGTGGAAGTGCCGGAATCCCCGGCCTTGAAACGGAATTAGCTTTACTTTTTGACGCATACAATAGGGGATTACTCTCTTTGAATGATATTGTAGAGAAGACGTCGTTAAATCCAGCGAAGGTTTTTGGGCTTAAGAACAAGGGCTTCGAGATTGGAAAAGACGCCGACTTAATCATAGTGAACCTCAGAGAAGAGTGGAAAGTCAAGCCAGAGGAATTCTACACCAAAGCAAAATGGAGCCCCTGGGAAAGCAAAAAACTTAAGGGAAAAGTTAAGATGACGTTTTTGAGGGGAAGGCTTGTTATGGAGGAAGACGAAATCATAGGAAAGCCTGGAGGGAAGAGAATTGAAACGAGTTGA
- a CDS encoding dihydroorotate dehydrogenase electron transfer subunit — MKRVELVEVWEEASGIKAFRFNEMLNFKPGQFIMAWLPGIGEKPFSLADNDLIVVKNVGPFTSRLFELKEGDYLWIRGPYGRGFEPKGKHIALVAGGIGIPPLYALAKHYREDFEKITLIYGARSKDEFATLDVEKYVDEIVFTTDDGSLGIKGFPTDVLAERKDEFEQVYTCGPEIMMAKVLEIMDFKNVQVSAERYMKCGIGVCGSCALGKYLVCKDGPVFYGEELKETELGKFKRLPDGRITTF, encoded by the coding sequence TTGAAACGAGTTGAGCTGGTAGAAGTTTGGGAAGAAGCTAGCGGCATAAAAGCATTTCGATTTAATGAGATGCTCAACTTTAAGCCTGGACAGTTTATAATGGCGTGGCTTCCTGGTATTGGGGAAAAGCCCTTCAGCTTAGCCGATAACGACCTAATCGTGGTTAAGAACGTGGGGCCCTTTACTTCACGCCTATTTGAGCTAAAAGAAGGGGACTACCTCTGGATACGCGGGCCCTACGGAAGGGGATTCGAACCAAAAGGTAAGCACATAGCCTTGGTTGCTGGAGGAATAGGAATTCCACCTCTTTATGCGCTGGCAAAGCACTATAGAGAAGACTTCGAGAAAATTACGCTCATTTACGGTGCCCGCTCCAAAGATGAATTTGCAACACTCGATGTAGAAAAATACGTGGATGAAATAGTTTTCACCACAGACGATGGGAGCTTAGGCATTAAAGGCTTCCCAACGGACGTTCTAGCGGAGAGAAAGGACGAGTTTGAGCAGGTCTATACGTGCGGGCCCGAGATAATGATGGCAAAGGTTTTGGAAATCATGGACTTCAAGAACGTCCAAGTTTCTGCTGAGAGATACATGAAGTGCGGCATTGGTGTCTGCGGCTCCTGCGCCCTTGGAAAGTACTTGGTGTGCAAAGACGGACCTGTTTTTTATGGAGAAGAGCTTAAAGAGACGGAGTTGGGGAAGTTCAAGAGACTGCCTGATGGGAGAATTACCACATTTTAA
- a CDS encoding radical SAM protein yields the protein MKYSWEEFARKMGVEPQILENKEARLLKKFVDELIPPTHCQGCQGLDLSIENPVHHPSYELTPACNHNCIFCYSNVAVKLGKAPKPGYYGWDNPKAITVSQYGEPLMSPKIVEVNKMLRERFPDARLDLQTNGSLLTEELWAKLDFDLVMISLDAASREKHLKITNADTFDDVVNALRIVGRDKSVRSIVRTIFMPGINDEDIPKIAELAASLGIDEMMLQPLTVHYHNHIKLDNAGLDFERAESIADYLKAAMEAKKFIDVRISGCQLVQYKKMDALTLWGAKRVARDVAPIVKRERKDSLKLV from the coding sequence ATGAAGTATTCATGGGAAGAATTTGCGAGAAAAATGGGTGTTGAGCCCCAAATCTTGGAGAATAAAGAAGCGAGGCTTTTAAAGAAATTTGTAGACGAGCTAATCCCTCCAACTCACTGCCAGGGCTGTCAAGGCTTAGATTTAAGCATAGAAAACCCGGTTCATCACCCTTCATATGAGCTAACACCAGCTTGCAACCATAACTGCATCTTTTGCTATTCAAACGTTGCTGTAAAGCTTGGAAAAGCCCCCAAGCCCGGCTACTACGGGTGGGATAATCCAAAGGCCATTACCGTTTCACAGTACGGGGAGCCTTTAATGTCCCCCAAAATAGTTGAAGTAAACAAAATGCTCCGTGAAAGGTTTCCGGATGCAAGGCTCGACCTTCAGACCAACGGCTCTCTATTAACGGAGGAGCTTTGGGCTAAGTTAGACTTCGATTTGGTGATGATCAGTTTAGACGCCGCCAGTAGAGAAAAGCACCTTAAGATTACAAATGCGGACACGTTCGATGACGTTGTAAACGCCTTAAGGATAGTTGGAAGGGACAAAAGCGTCCGCTCAATCGTTAGGACAATTTTTATGCCCGGCATAAACGATGAGGACATTCCAAAAATAGCTGAATTAGCAGCGTCCCTTGGCATTGATGAGATGATGCTCCAACCATTGACCGTTCACTACCACAACCATATAAAGCTTGATAACGCTGGCTTGGACTTTGAAAGAGCAGAGAGCATCGCAGATTATCTCAAAGCTGCCATGGAAGCCAAAAAGTTCATAGATGTGAGGATAAGTGGATGCCAGCTCGTGCAGTACAAGAAGATGGACGCTTTAACATTATGGGGTGCTAAGAGAGTAGCGAGGGATGTGGCGCCGATAGTGAAGAGGGAAAGGAAAGATAGCCTCAAACTAGTTTAA
- a CDS encoding 7-cyano-7-deazaguanine synthase, with product MLRCSLCIHDERTGKIDVVDGVPLCRECRDYLNHKPDKERIKAELEELMKKVDRAILAFSGGKDSTVALYLAKERYGVDVEAVMVDHGFMAKEAIENAKRIADHLGVPFTVLQYDYSDIFREALLKSQSPCKRCSSRTMKKLRKYALKKGMKYIITGHELPFGHHPYRLMSGGVVQIRLLTLMTEKERLSILEKLPFEFPKLYGYTTNCLMLGPALERYYEKRGYSFETRRIAALVRYGLMDKEKALKEVQKPKVPVEIKLKIYERLGLSLPDR from the coding sequence ATGCTCAGATGTTCACTTTGCATCCATGACGAACGAACTGGAAAAATTGATGTAGTTGATGGAGTCCCCTTATGCAGAGAGTGTAGGGACTACCTAAATCACAAACCAGACAAAGAGCGAATTAAAGCTGAATTAGAGGAGCTTATGAAAAAGGTAGATAGAGCAATTTTGGCTTTTTCTGGAGGAAAAGACAGCACCGTGGCTCTATACTTGGCCAAAGAAAGGTATGGAGTTGACGTTGAAGCTGTTATGGTGGATCACGGCTTTATGGCTAAGGAGGCAATAGAAAACGCCAAGAGAATAGCTGATCACTTAGGCGTCCCATTTACAGTATTACAATACGATTACTCAGACATTTTTAGAGAGGCACTTTTAAAGTCCCAATCACCCTGCAAGCGCTGTTCTTCGAGAACTATGAAAAAGCTGAGGAAGTACGCACTAAAGAAAGGCATGAAGTACATCATCACAGGGCATGAGCTACCCTTTGGACATCATCCCTACAGGCTTATGAGTGGAGGAGTTGTACAAATTAGACTTTTAACACTCATGACGGAAAAAGAGAGGTTGAGCATTTTGGAAAAACTTCCCTTCGAGTTCCCTAAGCTCTACGGCTACACAACGAACTGCCTAATGTTGGGGCCAGCTTTGGAGAGATACTATGAGAAGAGAGGTTACAGTTTTGAGACACGCAGAATAGCGGCTTTAGTGAGATACGGCCTTATGGATAAGGAAAAAGCATTAAAGGAAGTCCAAAAGCCAAAAGTTCCAGTGGAAATAAAACTCAAGATTTATGAGAGGCTTGGATTGTCTCTCCCCGATAGGTAG
- a CDS encoding alanyl-tRNA editing protein → MTVKLFYEDAYLKEATAKVEAVEVNGERIRVKLDRTIFYPEGGGQPSDRGVIYGEGFRIEVEHVEGKEEIWHEGVLKGREPKEGEEVNLELDWEWRYENMRQHTGQHILSAILKRMYGSDTTGFQIFPDYNKIEINFDGELTWKHVLAAELEANEVVWSDVEVNVEEHEELPEDLVNILRKRVPDVKSRIRIVGIEDVDITPCGGTHVKRTSEIGFIKVLNFYKKSKNIWRIEFACGYRALIYLDKLLEDYWGALEEMPNKNRPLVERVREFKADYENLEEEKTKLRRELWEWKARALLNDAEEIGGIKVVSHLESAPMKGAQAFAVYLVDKNPNTIALIVGDNYALFAKNEEIEGISMRELLRSVLSEVGGGGGGSDILAKGGGFKVSKEEVLEKAKEILREMLTS, encoded by the coding sequence ATGACAGTTAAGCTCTTTTACGAGGATGCATACCTCAAGGAAGCGACTGCAAAAGTTGAAGCGGTTGAAGTAAATGGGGAAAGAATCCGGGTAAAGCTTGATAGGACTATTTTTTATCCTGAAGGGGGAGGTCAACCGAGTGATAGGGGCGTTATTTACGGCGAAGGTTTTAGGATTGAGGTTGAACACGTTGAAGGCAAGGAAGAGATATGGCACGAAGGCGTTTTGAAAGGCAGAGAACCTAAGGAAGGTGAAGAAGTTAATTTGGAGCTTGATTGGGAGTGGCGCTATGAGAACATGCGCCAACACACAGGCCAGCACATTTTGTCCGCTATACTAAAACGGATGTATGGAAGCGACACAACCGGATTCCAAATTTTTCCAGATTACAACAAGATAGAGATAAACTTTGATGGCGAATTAACATGGAAACATGTTTTAGCGGCCGAGCTGGAAGCAAATGAGGTTGTTTGGAGTGATGTGGAAGTTAATGTTGAGGAGCACGAAGAGCTACCTGAAGATCTCGTTAACATCTTAAGAAAGCGCGTTCCGGACGTAAAGAGCAGGATTAGAATCGTTGGGATTGAGGATGTTGATATAACCCCTTGTGGTGGCACCCATGTTAAGCGCACGAGCGAGATAGGTTTTATAAAAGTGCTTAATTTCTACAAGAAGAGTAAAAATATCTGGCGCATTGAGTTTGCCTGCGGCTACAGGGCTTTGATCTATCTAGACAAGCTCTTAGAAGATTATTGGGGTGCCTTGGAGGAAATGCCCAACAAGAATCGTCCTTTGGTGGAGCGTGTTAGGGAGTTTAAGGCAGACTATGAGAATCTCGAGGAGGAAAAGACTAAACTGCGGCGTGAGCTTTGGGAGTGGAAGGCTAGGGCCTTGCTCAACGATGCTGAGGAAATAGGCGGAATAAAAGTTGTGTCTCACTTAGAGAGCGCTCCAATGAAAGGTGCTCAGGCCTTTGCCGTCTATCTCGTGGACAAAAACCCAAATACAATAGCATTAATCGTGGGGGACAACTACGCCCTCTTTGCAAAGAATGAAGAAATTGAAGGCATTTCAATGCGCGAGCTTTTGAGGAGTGTCCTCAGCGAAGTCGGCGGTGGCGGCGGAGGAAGCGATATTTTGGCAAAAGGCGGTGGCTTTAAGGTGAGCAAAGAAGAGGTGCTTGAAAAAGCGAAGGAAATTTTGAGGGAAATGCTCACCAGCTGA
- a CDS encoding TIGR00153 family protein produces the protein MQVWTKLFAKSPFKPMTKHAEVVLQTVETLEKAIQLWEEGNYEAMRKYALEVDRLEDVADRIKEEIRDSLSSKLFMPVNRGDILRYLHMQDKIADAAEDTAKWLLVKEPNNIPVEIKECIVKMAMESIKAAKLVYEAIVQMDTVIESGFSEAEIKKEYEIIKQIESVENKIDGLDTKLMQSVFENEDKLSWGTGLYVLNIARTLSNISDKAKDAAERIRLMMSK, from the coding sequence ATGCAGGTTTGGACTAAGCTCTTTGCGAAGAGCCCCTTTAAGCCTATGACAAAGCATGCAGAGGTTGTCTTGCAGACAGTGGAGACTCTGGAGAAGGCAATCCAGCTTTGGGAAGAAGGGAATTATGAGGCCATGAGGAAGTACGCACTTGAAGTCGACCGTTTAGAAGACGTTGCAGATAGAATAAAAGAGGAGATTAGGGATAGCTTAAGCTCAAAGCTATTCATGCCCGTTAACAGGGGAGATATTTTGCGTTATTTGCACATGCAGGATAAAATAGCTGATGCGGCTGAAGACACTGCAAAGTGGCTCTTAGTGAAAGAGCCAAATAATATTCCAGTGGAAATAAAGGAGTGCATAGTAAAGATGGCAATGGAAAGCATTAAAGCTGCAAAGCTCGTTTATGAGGCGATAGTTCAAATGGACACGGTTATTGAAAGCGGTTTCAGTGAAGCAGAAATTAAAAAGGAGTACGAAATAATCAAGCAGATTGAAAGCGTAGAGAATAAGATAGATGGTCTTGATACAAAGCTTATGCAATCTGTTTTTGAAAACGAAGACAAGCTGAGCTGGGGGACGGGACTCTACGTTCTAAACATAGCCCGCACTCTGAGCAATATCTCTGACAAAGCAAAGGATGCTGCAGAAAGAATAAGGCTAATGATGAGCAAGTAG
- a CDS encoding inorganic phosphate transporter: MIDVFGDPWLLITIVVGLFMAWAIGANDAANSMSTAVGAGAITPKQAVLIAGVLEFVGAYFFGKSVTETIRKGIIDPSQITEPTVLIYGSIAALLAAALWLLIATKFGLPVSTTHSIIGGIVGYGVIYAGMDIVNWSKLGQVVLSWILSPIFGAIMAFVVFKAISKSILQSKDPVKSAKRYAPVWIGLAFVVIGTMFYIKTLHGKELATALGYGAMAGVLAFIVSFILLRNHVKATDPYWSVEGIFKRVQVLTSCYVALSHGANDVANAIGPVAAVYAVATMGLAGMKVPVPRWILAMGGLGIALGVATYGYKVMETVGKKITELTNTRGFSIDFAAATTVLIASRLGMPISTTHTVVGAVIGVGLARGVKAINKDIVKDIIISWFITVPVAAIISAMLFKVLMIVG, translated from the coding sequence ATGATCGATGTATTCGGTGATCCTTGGCTCCTAATTACAATAGTAGTTGGCCTCTTTATGGCTTGGGCAATAGGTGCAAATGATGCTGCCAACTCCATGAGCACTGCAGTGGGAGCAGGTGCAATAACTCCAAAGCAAGCTGTGCTTATAGCTGGTGTTTTGGAGTTTGTAGGTGCTTACTTCTTTGGAAAGAGTGTTACGGAGACCATAAGAAAGGGTATAATCGATCCATCTCAAATAACCGAGCCTACCGTTTTAATCTATGGCTCAATAGCAGCTTTATTGGCTGCGGCGCTTTGGCTCTTGATAGCCACCAAGTTTGGCCTGCCCGTTTCGACGACACACTCAATTATTGGTGGAATTGTGGGTTATGGTGTTATCTACGCAGGTATGGACATTGTTAATTGGAGTAAATTAGGGCAAGTTGTTTTGAGCTGGATTTTATCCCCAATATTTGGTGCTATAATGGCTTTCGTGGTGTTTAAAGCTATTTCCAAGTCTATACTTCAATCAAAAGATCCTGTCAAGAGTGCTAAACGATATGCTCCAGTGTGGATTGGTTTGGCGTTTGTGGTAATTGGGACGATGTTTTACATAAAGACTCTCCACGGAAAGGAGCTTGCTACTGCTTTAGGATATGGGGCTATGGCCGGTGTTTTGGCGTTTATAGTGAGCTTTATTCTCTTAAGGAACCATGTTAAGGCAACTGATCCTTACTGGTCTGTTGAGGGGATATTTAAGAGAGTTCAGGTACTTACCTCCTGTTACGTCGCTCTTTCACACGGTGCCAACGACGTTGCAAACGCTATAGGTCCTGTTGCGGCTGTTTACGCTGTTGCCACCATGGGATTGGCGGGAATGAAAGTTCCAGTTCCAAGATGGATTTTGGCGATGGGTGGTTTAGGAATAGCTTTGGGTGTTGCTACATATGGTTATAAGGTCATGGAGACTGTTGGAAAGAAAATTACGGAGCTTACAAACACGAGAGGATTTAGCATCGACTTCGCAGCAGCAACAACTGTTTTAATAGCTTCTCGCTTGGGAATGCCAATCTCGACTACACACACCGTTGTAGGAGCAGTCATAGGTGTTGGTCTTGCTAGAGGAGTAAAAGCAATAAACAAAGACATAGTGAAAGATATAATAATATCTTGGTTCATAACTGTCCCAGTTGCGGCAATAATTTCGGCCATGTTGTTTAAGGTCCTAATGATTGTGGGGTGA